One Roseburia rectibacter DNA window includes the following coding sequences:
- the thiH gene encoding 2-iminoacetate synthase ThiH gives MEHINESILSDEIKEHQKEARIDHMTYLPGMEALRSDITKQVVEVMQAYDYDSYTAEDVRRALTKRNRTPEDFAALLSPAAEPFIEEMAQCAKVEKENHFGNSVCFFTPLYIANYCENYCIYCGFNCHNRIRRAKLNTEEIEAEMAEIAKSGLQEILILTGESRKMSDVEYIGEACKIARKYFKVIGLEVYPMNSDEYAYLHKCGADYVTVFQETYNSDKYETLHLAGHKRIFPYRMEAQERAIRGGMRGVGFAALLGLDDFRKDAFATGMHAYLLQRKYPHAEIAFSCPRLRPIINNDKINPMDVHEKQLLQVVTAYRLFMPFASITVSTRECARVRDSLMEIAATKISAGVSTGIGSHAKGLEDRGDEQFEISDGRTVKQVYDALLEEGLQPVMSDYIYV, from the coding sequence ATGGAACATATCAATGAAAGTATTTTAAGCGACGAGATAAAGGAACACCAGAAAGAAGCAAGAATCGATCATATGACATATTTGCCGGGGATGGAAGCGTTGAGATCCGATATCACAAAACAGGTGGTTGAAGTAATGCAGGCATATGATTATGACAGTTACACAGCGGAAGATGTACGGAGGGCACTTACAAAAAGAAACCGTACACCAGAAGATTTTGCAGCGTTGCTGTCACCTGCGGCAGAGCCTTTTATTGAAGAAATGGCACAGTGCGCAAAGGTGGAAAAAGAAAATCATTTTGGTAATTCTGTCTGCTTTTTTACACCACTTTATATTGCAAATTATTGTGAAAACTACTGTATTTACTGTGGATTCAACTGTCATAACCGCATCCGCAGGGCAAAGCTGAATACGGAGGAAATTGAAGCAGAAATGGCTGAGATCGCAAAATCAGGTCTGCAGGAAATATTGATTCTGACAGGTGAGAGCAGAAAAATGTCGGATGTGGAATATATTGGAGAAGCATGTAAAATTGCAAGAAAATATTTTAAAGTCATAGGACTTGAAGTTTATCCGATGAATTCTGATGAATATGCATATCTGCACAAATGCGGTGCAGATTATGTGACTGTTTTTCAGGAAACCTATAATTCAGATAAATACGAGACACTTCATTTAGCAGGACACAAACGTATTTTTCCATACCGTATGGAGGCACAGGAGCGTGCAATCCGCGGCGGTATGAGAGGTGTGGGATTTGCAGCACTGTTAGGGCTGGATGATTTCAGAAAAGATGCGTTTGCGACAGGAATGCATGCTTATCTGCTGCAGAGAAAATACCCGCATGCAGAGATTGCTTTTTCCTGTCCGAGACTTCGTCCGATTATCAATAATGACAAGATCAACCCGATGGATGTGCATGAAAAACAGCTTCTGCAGGTTGTGACGGCGTACCGTCTGTTTATGCCATTTGCAAGTATCACGGTTTCTACCAGAGAGTGTGCGAGGGTAAGAGACAGTCTGATGGAGATCGCTGCAACAAAGATTTCCGCGGGAGTCAGCACCGGTATCGGAAGCCATGCAAAGGGACTTGAGGATCGGGGAGATGAGCAGTTTGAAATTTCGGATGGAAGGACAGTAAAACAGGTGTATGATGCATTGCTTGAAGAAGGACTGCAGCCTGTTATGAGTGACTATATTTATGTATAA
- a CDS encoding thiazole synthase, producing the protein MSEMTKDTWTLGGHEFTSRFILGSGKYSLELIDAAVKEAKAEIVTMALRRANEGGVANILDYIPKNVTLLPNTSGARNAEEAVRIARLSRQISGSDFVKIEVIHDSKYLLPDNYETAKAVEVLAKEGFVVMPYMYPDLNAARDMQNAGAACIMPLAAPIGSNRGVCTKDFIQILIDEIDLPIIVDAGIGKPSQACEVMEMGAAAVMANTAIATAGDIPAMASAFREAIEAGRKAYLSGCGRVKMGGASASSPLTGFLSE; encoded by the coding sequence ATGAGTGAAATGACGAAAGATACATGGACATTAGGAGGACATGAGTTTACCTCCAGATTTATATTAGGTTCCGGAAAATATTCCTTAGAGCTGATTGATGCAGCAGTAAAAGAAGCAAAAGCAGAGATCGTGACGATGGCACTGCGACGTGCAAATGAGGGTGGTGTGGCAAATATCTTAGATTATATTCCAAAGAATGTGACATTGCTGCCAAATACATCCGGGGCACGAAATGCAGAGGAGGCAGTCCGTATTGCAAGACTGTCAAGACAGATCAGCGGCAGTGATTTTGTGAAAATCGAGGTCATTCATGATTCAAAATATCTGCTGCCGGACAATTATGAGACAGCGAAAGCAGTAGAAGTGTTAGCAAAAGAAGGATTTGTTGTAATGCCATATATGTATCCGGATCTCAACGCAGCACGTGATATGCAAAACGCAGGTGCAGCCTGTATCATGCCGCTTGCGGCGCCGATCGGTTCAAACCGTGGAGTATGTACAAAAGATTTTATCCAGATATTGATCGATGAGATCGACCTGCCGATTATCGTGGACGCTGGCATTGGAAAACCATCCCAGGCATGTGAAGTTATGGAAATGGGAGCAGCAGCGGTTATGGCAAATACTGCGATTGCGACAGCAGGTGATATTCCGGCAATGGCATCTGCTTTCCGTGAGGCTATCGAAGCCGGAAGAAAAGCATACCTGTCGGGTTGTGGACGTGTCAAGATGGGTGGGGCAAGTGCATCTTCTCCACTGACGGGTTTTCTCTCTGAATAA
- the thiS gene encoding sulfur carrier protein ThiS, with protein MKGFMEINGKHATLPEGTTILDYLEQNHYVLAQIAVEHNYVILDREDYAKVVLKDDDILEIVSFMGGGC; from the coding sequence ATGAAAGGATTTATGGAGATCAATGGAAAGCATGCAACGTTGCCGGAAGGGACAACGATACTTGATTACTTAGAGCAGAATCATTACGTGTTAGCACAGATTGCAGTTGAGCACAATTATGTGATTTTAGACAGGGAAGATTATGCGAAAGTTGTTTTAAAGGATGATGACATTTTAGAAATTGTCAGTTTTATGGGTGGCGGCTGTTAA
- a CDS encoding AAA family ATPase, which translates to MKPVSLTISAFGPYAGEQTIDFERLGSQGLFLITGDTGAGKTTIFDAITFALYGEASGDVRKADMFRSKYAKADVKTFVRLTFEYANKRYIVERNPEYMRPKGRGTGMTMEKANATLEYPDDREPVTKSREVTRAITELIGLDCKQFTQIAMIAQGDFQKVLFANTEERGKIFRQIFGTDIYRVLQERLKDAVKKQWREYDELRRSINQYMDGIVCDSDSLNEEGAAIAEKMSLLKKEKFDGRVEEGILLLEQLCQVQKESLEYLQNEKQTLDEKIRSADELSGKVRENTKRKQLLEEKKQRLKELEPLLIKAKEDMLYAQEAAKDCERLDRAVEEYEKKLTLYEKIQKLDLAQRTKQQNIEEKVQKKQQEEQRKIRLEEKLQQEKENLKSYEGATVEKQRVEREIHTITEKRDSLENQKKKIVELETALSVRKESLSLQKKTEDHLLMQEQKLKEEQEQKKDAAGCEIVCKNALNDIRQKIRNLTEITEQLETAAKEVKRLGMEQDNAQKKYDTKSSELQQQKEMLEQVSDAERREKQAETESIKVSEAIRRQDELEDKLEDWEKISKNREKAQKEYQKEVTAQKQISEHYRKMEQQFWDAQAGILAQGLKEEEPCPVCGSVHHPLPAVIPQETPERDELENAKAEDAKSREKVSRLSEKAHQLMVQEEEKISAVLKDAKELLGISDDKMSLAEIRLENQKQKNANEVQRQEYKSQKEKAKNDLDTKNLLEQKMQDTQNELTLLSETKNALGQKNATAKERYTQQKQQWEKNIADCGFMLENTEDSQIVLSQLSQIERERNMQFLQAKKDRERVEQIAGELKESEESKQKIRVTISSIQEEIAKLTGNKETVEKQMRTDMQSVCGQADIFGNTGTTIVQKIQEAEHEQMAFAEDVIVMMQNAASEKQVELSKKQEKERKKAALEKQIPLDETEIKELTSQIGAAENEIIRLQTEYVNEEKGLKELKEQVEDITKEEVQSQIEKCTEQKKNLEENREKTRETYNNYEKNTESEKGAIQVLLGQIRETEKLIALPEEEIEKQAEELRTKRSEIEENRASKYTSYHANMNICENVSKKQKEIAQTEQKYVWMKSLSDTASGMLTGKAKIELETYVQMAYFDRILIRANRRMLTMSSGQYELQREEETGSRKEKAGLELCVVDHYNGTKRSVKTLSGGESFQASLSLALGLSDEIQSYAGGIRMDSMFVDEGFGSLDEDALEQALKALLQLTEGNRLVGIISHVSELKDQIDKKIIVTKHRTPEGVSSAAQVE; encoded by the coding sequence ATGAAACCAGTCAGTCTTACAATAAGTGCATTTGGACCATATGCGGGAGAACAGACCATAGATTTTGAACGGCTTGGATCACAGGGATTATTCCTGATTACAGGAGATACCGGAGCAGGAAAGACTACAATTTTTGATGCGATCACATTTGCATTGTACGGGGAAGCCAGCGGTGATGTGCGCAAAGCGGATATGTTCCGCAGTAAATACGCCAAAGCGGATGTGAAAACATTTGTGCGTCTGACGTTTGAGTATGCAAATAAGCGGTATATCGTAGAACGCAATCCGGAATACATGCGTCCAAAAGGACGCGGAACTGGAATGACAATGGAAAAAGCGAATGCTACGTTAGAGTATCCGGATGACAGGGAACCGGTGACAAAAAGCAGAGAGGTTACACGTGCCATCACAGAACTGATTGGCTTAGACTGCAAACAGTTTACCCAGATAGCGATGATCGCACAGGGAGATTTTCAGAAAGTATTGTTTGCAAATACGGAGGAGAGAGGAAAGATCTTTCGACAGATATTCGGTACAGATATTTACCGTGTGCTGCAGGAACGGCTGAAAGATGCTGTGAAAAAGCAGTGGAGGGAATATGATGAACTGCGGCGCAGTATCAATCAGTATATGGATGGAATTGTTTGTGATAGTGATTCATTGAATGAAGAAGGGGCAGCAATCGCTGAAAAAATGAGCCTGCTCAAAAAAGAAAAGTTTGATGGCAGGGTGGAAGAGGGAATTTTGCTTTTAGAGCAGCTCTGCCAGGTACAGAAAGAGTCATTAGAATATTTACAGAATGAGAAACAGACACTTGATGAAAAGATCAGAAGTGCGGATGAACTCAGTGGAAAAGTACGGGAAAATACAAAAAGAAAGCAGTTATTAGAAGAGAAAAAGCAAAGATTAAAGGAATTAGAACCACTACTTATAAAGGCAAAAGAAGATATGTTGTACGCCCAAGAAGCAGCAAAAGACTGCGAAAGATTAGACAGGGCAGTGGAGGAATATGAAAAGAAGCTGACACTATATGAAAAAATCCAGAAACTTGACCTGGCACAGCGGACAAAACAGCAGAATATAGAAGAGAAAGTTCAAAAAAAGCAGCAGGAGGAACAGAGAAAAATCAGGCTGGAGGAAAAACTGCAGCAGGAGAAAGAAAATTTAAAATCATATGAGGGTGCTACTGTAGAAAAACAGCGTGTGGAACGGGAAATCCACACAATTACAGAAAAAAGAGATTCGTTAGAAAATCAGAAAAAAAAGATTGTTGAACTGGAAACGGCACTTTCAGTCAGAAAGGAAAGTTTAAGTTTACAAAAGAAAACAGAAGATCATCTGTTAATGCAGGAACAAAAACTAAAAGAAGAACAGGAACAGAAGAAAGATGCTGCAGGCTGTGAAATTGTCTGTAAGAACGCATTAAATGATATCCGGCAGAAAATAAGAAATCTGACAGAGATTACGGAACAGTTGGAAACGGCAGCAAAAGAAGTGAAAAGACTGGGCATGGAACAGGATAATGCACAGAAGAAGTATGATACGAAAAGCAGCGAACTGCAGCAGCAAAAAGAAATGTTAGAGCAGGTTTCCGACGCAGAAAGAAGGGAAAAACAGGCTGAAACAGAGAGTATTAAGGTATCGGAAGCGATACGCAGACAGGATGAGCTGGAAGATAAGTTAGAAGATTGGGAAAAAATCAGTAAAAACAGGGAAAAGGCACAAAAAGAGTATCAAAAAGAGGTCACAGCGCAAAAACAGATCAGTGAGCATTACAGGAAGATGGAGCAGCAATTCTGGGATGCACAGGCAGGAATATTGGCACAGGGACTGAAAGAAGAAGAACCGTGCCCGGTCTGTGGCTCGGTGCATCATCCCCTGCCGGCAGTTATACCACAGGAGACTCCGGAGAGGGATGAGTTAGAGAATGCGAAAGCGGAGGATGCAAAATCAAGGGAAAAAGTCAGCAGGCTGAGTGAAAAGGCACATCAGCTTATGGTACAGGAAGAAGAAAAAATATCTGCTGTATTAAAAGATGCAAAGGAATTATTGGGAATATCTGATGACAAAATGTCTTTAGCAGAGATCAGGCTGGAGAATCAAAAACAAAAGAATGCGAATGAGGTACAAAGACAAGAATATAAAAGTCAAAAAGAAAAGGCAAAGAATGATTTGGACACAAAGAATCTGTTAGAACAAAAGATGCAGGATACGCAGAATGAACTGACGCTGTTAAGTGAAACGAAGAATGCCCTTGGACAGAAGAATGCTACGGCAAAGGAACGTTATACACAGCAGAAACAGCAGTGGGAGAAAAATATTGCTGACTGTGGCTTTATGCTGGAAAATACAGAAGATTCCCAGATTGTTTTATCACAGCTTTCCCAAATTGAAAGAGAACGAAATATGCAGTTTTTGCAGGCAAAAAAAGACAGGGAGCGTGTGGAACAGATTGCAGGTGAATTAAAAGAAAGTGAAGAATCAAAGCAAAAAATACGTGTAACGATCAGCAGCATCCAGGAAGAAATCGCAAAACTGACAGGAAATAAAGAGACTGTCGAAAAGCAGATGAGAACAGACATGCAGTCTGTATGCGGTCAGGCAGATATCTTCGGAAATACCGGCACTACTATCGTGCAGAAAATACAGGAAGCAGAGCACGAACAGATGGCTTTCGCAGAGGATGTGATTGTCATGATGCAAAATGCAGCCAGTGAAAAACAGGTGGAATTATCCAAAAAGCAGGAGAAAGAACGAAAAAAGGCTGCATTAGAAAAGCAGATTCCGCTTGATGAAACAGAAATAAAAGAACTTACCAGTCAGATCGGTGCGGCAGAAAATGAGATAATACGTTTACAGACAGAGTATGTAAACGAAGAAAAAGGTTTAAAAGAACTGAAAGAGCAGGTAGAAGATATTACAAAAGAGGAAGTACAGTCACAGATAGAAAAATGTACGGAACAAAAGAAAAATCTTGAAGAGAACAGGGAAAAGACGAGGGAAACCTATAATAATTACGAAAAAAATACGGAGAGTGAAAAAGGTGCTATTCAGGTACTTCTTGGTCAGATTAGGGAGACAGAAAAGTTGATAGCACTTCCGGAAGAAGAAATCGAAAAACAGGCGGAAGAACTGCGGACAAAAAGAAGTGAGATCGAAGAAAACAGGGCATCAAAATATACTTCTTATCATGCGAATATGAATATCTGTGAAAATGTCAGTAAAAAACAAAAGGAGATTGCACAGACTGAACAGAAATATGTCTGGATGAAGTCGCTTTCCGATACAGCAAGCGGTATGTTGACCGGAAAGGCAAAGATCGAATTAGAAACTTACGTGCAGATGGCTTACTTTGACCGGATATTGATCCGTGCAAACAGGAGAATGCTTACGATGAGCAGTGGGCAGTATGAACTGCAGCGTGAGGAGGAGACAGGAAGCCGCAAGGAAAAAGCAGGATTGGAACTTTGTGTGGTAGACCATTATAACGGAACAAAGCGCAGTGTCAAGACACTTTCCGGCGGAGAGTCATTTCAGGCATCATTGTCGCTTGCACTTGGATTGTCGGATGAGATACAGTCTTATGCAGGCGGAATCCGTATGGATTCCATGTTTGTGGATGAAGGGTTTGGCTCGCTTGATGAGGATGCCCTAGAGCAGGCATTAAAGGCATTGTTACAGCTTACAGAGGGTAATCGTCTGGTAGGCATCATTTCACATGTATCGGAACTAAAAGACCAGATTGACAAAAAAATCATTGTAACGAAGCATCGGACGCCGGAAGGTGTCAGCAGTGCTGCACAAGTGGAGTAA
- a CDS encoding exonuclease SbcCD subunit D, whose protein sequence is MKFLHISDLHIGKRVNEFSMIEDQKYILRQIKKIALEQQVDAVMIAGDIYDKPVPSAEAVQLFDKFLTELADCGKKVFAVSGNHDSAERIAFGAQLMSSREVYVSPVYDGEVRCVTCQDEYGELCIWLLPFIRPAVVRHAWRNVTEGISIGKNDAGTKQDLAKEDNVETVETYQDALQYVVSHMPVDISKRNILVAHQFVTGAARCESEEVSVGGLDQIEAGVFNIFDYVALGHIHSPQYISRETLRYCGTPLKYSFSEAEQEKSVVVMEIKEKGDVCIEKVPLKPLRDLRKIRGTYMELMSKDFYEGTETDDYLQITLTDEEDVPDGMAKLRTVYPNLMQLVYDNSRTRQSRQVEVTEHVEQKSEIELFEEFYEIQNNQPMNEEQQNFVKKLLEELH, encoded by the coding sequence ATGAAATTTCTTCATATCTCAGATTTACATATTGGGAAACGTGTCAATGAGTTTTCCATGATCGAAGATCAGAAATATATTTTACGGCAGATCAAAAAAATTGCATTGGAGCAGCAGGTGGATGCAGTTATGATCGCGGGGGATATTTATGATAAGCCGGTTCCGTCTGCAGAGGCGGTACAGTTGTTTGACAAGTTTCTGACAGAACTTGCAGATTGCGGGAAAAAGGTATTTGCAGTCAGTGGAAACCATGATTCAGCGGAACGCATTGCATTTGGTGCGCAGCTTATGAGCAGCCGGGAAGTTTATGTTTCTCCGGTTTATGATGGAGAGGTAAGATGCGTTACCTGTCAAGATGAATACGGAGAACTGTGTATCTGGCTGCTTCCGTTTATCCGTCCTGCGGTTGTGCGCCATGCGTGGAGAAATGTGACAGAGGGGATATCTATTGGGAAAAATGATGCCGGGACAAAACAGGATCTTGCGAAAGAAGATAACGTGGAGACAGTGGAAACATATCAGGATGCACTGCAGTATGTCGTATCACACATGCCGGTAGACATATCAAAGCGTAATATATTAGTGGCACATCAGTTTGTGACAGGTGCAGCCCGTTGTGAGTCGGAAGAAGTTTCTGTTGGCGGATTAGACCAGATCGAGGCGGGAGTATTTAATATTTTTGATTACGTTGCACTTGGGCACATTCACAGTCCACAGTATATCAGCCGGGAGACACTGCGTTATTGCGGAACACCGCTCAAGTATTCTTTTTCAGAGGCAGAACAGGAAAAGTCTGTTGTTGTTATGGAGATAAAGGAGAAGGGGGATGTCTGTATTGAAAAGGTTCCATTGAAACCTCTTCGTGATCTGCGTAAGATTCGTGGAACCTACATGGAACTGATGTCAAAAGATTTTTATGAGGGCACAGAAACGGACGATTATCTGCAGATCACGCTGACTGATGAGGAAGATGTCCCGGATGGAATGGCGAAACTTCGGACGGTATATCCCAATCTGATGCAGCTTGTCTATGATAATAGCAGAACCAGACAGAGCAGGCAGGTTGAAGTGACGGAGCATGTGGAGCAAAAGTCAGAGATAGAATTGTTTGAAGAATTTTACGAGATACAAAATAATCAGCCGATGAATGAAGAACAGCAGAATTTTGTAAAAAAACTATTAGAGGAATTACATTAA
- a CDS encoding erythromycin esterase family protein, translating to MKKKKHSRIWAVVGIILLGIVAVGSIYSHFGGFGTGPCADETEFMQYADQVDNIKIPEKTKIVALGEASHGNVEFQQLKLSVFQNLVENAGIRAFALEGDYGGCEYVNRYIHGGEGTAEQAAAAIGFAIYRTDEMADLISYMRKYNETAKAGDDLRFYGFDMQNWSYNLQYLTEACKASGIDVTELKKLEDNDEADGGYDIEEQTRIIMEIKKELQESDAKDIKQADHLADTLLQNISLGKVIDSAVEGNALRDQRMAENVMWILSMEEQRGNACIFISGHNGHIERSGNYGTDNRVMGNILSDELGEGYFAIGTDFYKTNCNLPKSDGKRITHTFYSYDPLAKAAKKAGYDMCWLDFSKVPENSKLKEQITDHVSMGSLGEGYSAFFMSIFPQSYRISQSPEKLYDGMIFVADAHPIEIREE from the coding sequence ATGAAAAAGAAAAAACATTCGCGAATCTGGGCTGTCGTAGGTATAATCCTGCTGGGTATAGTTGCTGTCGGCAGTATATATTCTCATTTTGGAGGATTTGGTACCGGACCATGTGCTGATGAAACGGAATTTATGCAATACGCAGACCAGGTGGATAATATAAAAATACCGGAGAAAACAAAGATTGTGGCATTAGGGGAAGCATCCCATGGAAATGTAGAGTTTCAGCAGTTAAAACTTTCCGTATTTCAAAATCTGGTGGAAAATGCCGGGATAAGGGCATTTGCACTGGAGGGAGACTATGGCGGATGTGAGTATGTGAACCGTTACATTCACGGCGGGGAAGGAACGGCAGAGCAGGCTGCCGCGGCGATTGGCTTTGCAATATACAGAACCGATGAGATGGCAGATCTGATTTCTTATATGCGAAAATACAATGAGACTGCAAAGGCTGGAGATGACTTAAGATTTTATGGGTTTGACATGCAAAACTGGTCCTATAATCTGCAGTATCTGACCGAGGCATGTAAAGCGTCAGGAATCGACGTAACTGAACTGAAAAAATTAGAAGACAATGACGAGGCAGACGGCGGCTATGATATTGAGGAACAGACCAGGATTATAATGGAAATAAAAAAAGAATTGCAGGAATCAGATGCGAAAGACATTAAACAGGCAGATCATCTGGCAGATACGCTGCTGCAGAATATTTCTCTTGGAAAAGTGATCGATTCTGCCGTAGAAGGAAATGCGCTCAGAGATCAACGGATGGCAGAAAATGTGATGTGGATTCTTTCTATGGAAGAACAACGGGGGAATGCATGTATTTTTATTTCCGGTCACAATGGACATATAGAGCGGTCTGGAAATTATGGCACGGATAACAGGGTTATGGGAAATATTTTATCGGATGAACTTGGAGAAGGATATTTTGCAATAGGAACAGATTTTTACAAGACAAACTGCAATCTTCCGAAAAGTGATGGAAAGCGTATCACGCACACGTTTTATTCGTATGATCCTCTTGCAAAAGCCGCGAAGAAAGCCGGTTATGATATGTGCTGGCTGGATTTTTCAAAGGTTCCGGAAAATTCAAAACTGAAAGAACAGATTACAGATCATGTTTCTATGGGATCATTAGGAGAGGGTTACAGTGCGTTTTTTATGAGTATTTTCCCTCAAAGTTACCGCATATCACAATCGCCGGAAAAATTGTATGATGGAATGATTTTTGTTGCGGATGCACATCCGATAGAGATCCGGGAAGAGTAG
- a CDS encoding EFR1 family ferrodoxin (N-terminal region resembles flavodoxins. C-terminal ferrodoxin region binds two 4Fe-4S clusters.) — protein MLGIYLSGTGNTKHCVTRLVKLIDASADVVPLEDESVTDKIKRNETIILGYPTQFSNAPYMIRDFIQTHASLWKGKKMICVATMGAFSGDGAGCAARLLKKYGAVILGGVHLKMPDSICDSKMLKKSVEENEKIIRKADEKLKEAAERIRQGDYPAEGLTIFAHIAGLIGQRLWFYKKTAGYTDQLKINQDCVGCGKCAKICPMKNITMENGRPHPGGKCTMCYRCICNCPQKAITLLGSKVILQYKFEDSSNLTKM, from the coding sequence ATGTTAGGAATCTATTTGAGTGGTACAGGCAATACGAAACATTGTGTTACAAGACTGGTGAAATTAATTGATGCGTCAGCCGATGTGGTTCCATTAGAGGATGAATCTGTTACTGATAAAATAAAAAGGAATGAAACGATTATCCTGGGATATCCGACGCAGTTTTCGAATGCACCATATATGATCAGAGATTTTATCCAAACGCATGCCTCTTTATGGAAGGGCAAGAAAATGATATGTGTCGCGACCATGGGAGCATTTAGCGGGGACGGCGCCGGATGTGCAGCGAGACTTCTGAAAAAATACGGAGCAGTAATCTTAGGCGGCGTACATCTTAAAATGCCGGATTCCATATGTGACAGTAAAATGTTGAAAAAATCAGTGGAAGAAAATGAAAAGATCATCAGGAAAGCGGATGAAAAATTGAAAGAAGCTGCAGAACGGATCAGGCAGGGGGATTATCCTGCGGAGGGGCTGACAATTTTCGCCCATATAGCAGGACTTATTGGACAAAGGCTCTGGTTTTATAAAAAAACGGCGGGATATACCGACCAGCTAAAAATAAATCAGGATTGCGTGGGATGTGGTAAGTGTGCAAAAATCTGCCCCATGAAAAATATCACGATGGAGAATGGAAGACCTCATCCAGGTGGCAAATGTACGATGTGTTACCGCTGTATATGTAATTGTCCACAAAAGGCGATCACACTTTTGGGAAGTAAAGTTATCTTGCAATATAAATTTGAAGATTCTTCCAATCTTACAAAAATGTAA
- a CDS encoding FMN-binding protein, giving the protein MVDEQRIDVDTVSGATNSSIVIKKAVEVALKGAA; this is encoded by the coding sequence ATCGTTGATGAACAGAGAATAGACGTCGATACCGTTTCAGGTGCGACGAATTCGAGTATTGTTATTAAGAAGGCGGTTGAGGTTGCACTTAAAGGAGCTGCATAA
- a CDS encoding TetR/AcrR family transcriptional regulator, producing the protein MGRRKKEPRAVHRENIASAASVLFMENGITATSMSDIAKAAGYSKATLYVYFENKEEIVGLLVLESMQKLYGYIVAALEEQQTTRARYDMICKGLIQYQEEFPFYFKMVLDKINVDFKDHDYLPEEKATYQVGEEINEKMKEFLAAGIQKGDLREDLKIMPTIFQLWGMLAGLIQLAANKEEYIKMSMDLSKSEFLEDGFCMLYHSIENIL; encoded by the coding sequence ATGGGACGAAGAAAAAAAGAACCGAGGGCAGTACATAGAGAAAATATTGCGTCAGCGGCATCGGTATTGTTTATGGAAAATGGAATTACGGCAACTTCCATGAGCGATATAGCAAAAGCTGCCGGGTACAGCAAAGCTACGTTATATGTATATTTTGAAAACAAAGAGGAGATCGTTGGTCTGCTGGTTTTAGAGAGCATGCAAAAATTATATGGATATATAGTTGCTGCGTTAGAAGAGCAGCAGACAACAAGGGCGAGATACGATATGATCTGTAAAGGTTTAATACAGTATCAGGAGGAATTTCCGTTTTATTTTAAAATGGTGTTAGACAAAATTAATGTTGATTTTAAAGATCATGATTATCTGCCGGAAGAGAAAGCTACCTATCAGGTAGGGGAAGAAATCAATGAAAAAATGAAAGAATTTTTAGCGGCAGGCATTCAAAAAGGCGATTTGCGTGAAGATTTAAAAATAATGCCTACGATCTTTCAGCTTTGGGGAATGTTAGCAGGACTGATACAGCTTGCGGCGAATAAGGAAGAATATATCAAAATGTCGATGGATTTATCGAAGAGCGAATTTTTAGAGGATGGGTTTTGCATGCTGTATCATTCCATAGAAAATATTCTATAA